In Populus alba chromosome 1, ASM523922v2, whole genome shotgun sequence, a single window of DNA contains:
- the LOC118046965 gene encoding NDR1/HIN1-like protein 10: protein MATSDPSRPATGYPVVPNGTYQAPPPAGSAYPYQAPPPHQPTYPYTYNTNQTYPNQRAIFLRRLIIALIIFTGILFTILFICWLVIRPHFPEFRVTSLSISNFNVSSSSSTVTGTWNARYQVSNPNKKMKISYNEIQTSIFYKSEVLSRTRIPPFRQGKRNVTDIDVEYGATSSYIGQRTVSQINSDEGRGLVSFNLRIVADAGFKAEGFWTRRRLLRVYCNDVAVGISRNGRSGNLTGGAMRCSVYA, encoded by the coding sequence ATGGCGACTTCAGACCCTTCCAGGCCCGCAACCGGCTACCCTGTTGTCCCGAACGGCACTTACCAAGCCCCACCACCGGCAGGCTCTGCCTATCCTTACCAAGCCCCACCACCACATCAACCCACTTACCCTTACACCTACAACACCAACCAAACTTACCCTAACCAACGCGCCATCTTCCTCCGCCGCTTAATTATCGCTCTAATCATCTTCACAGGCATCCTTTTCACCATTCTCTTCATTTGCTGGCTAGTCATCCGACCCCACTTCCCTGAATTTCGCGTCacctctctctctatctccaACTTTAATGTCTCCTCATCGTCCTCCACTGTGACTGGTACCTGGAACGCCAGGTATCAGGTTTCTAATCCgaacaagaagatgaaaatCTCGTACAATGAGATACAGACTTCGATCTTTTATAAATCGGAGGTCTTGTCCCGGACGAGGATTCCCCCGTTCAGACAGGGCAAAAGGAATGTCACTGATATCGATGTGGAATATGGGGCGACGAGTTCTTATATCGGCCAGCGGACGGTGAGTCAGATTAATTCTGATGAAGGGCGTGGATTGGTGAGTTTTAATTTGAGGATTGTTGCTGATGCTGGGTTTAAGGCTGAAGGGTTTTGGACAAGAAGAAGGTTGCTTAGGGTTTATTGTAATGATGTGGCAGTTGGGATTTCAAGGAATGGTCGATCTGGGAACTTGACTGGTGGTGCCATGCGATGTAGTGTTTATGCCTGA
- the LOC118046999 gene encoding uncharacterized protein gives MDKSVSKSSQPSGGNGFPTSSSNGRKLNKKLVYLCSIVMAVLFFLGIAAFVFLFLLHKNPKATNKNIASFRVDSIFVSRFKLSSSKITASWDIRLSVQNPSTASVSYQTFYTWIQYKQERLSNVTNIAPFQVRGNNWTAENGKLVAKSVRADEKVIEDMATEMANGSVNFNIGLYAGFWIGNEEAKRVWRAVEAHCSDLKIGFSSKDNMGKLIGEPIECILTKTW, from the coding sequence ATGGACAAGAGTGTTTCAAAGTCTTCTCAACCTAGTGGAGGCAATGGCTTTCCaacttcatcatcaaatggaaGAAAACTGAACAAGAAACTTGTATATCTGTGTTCTATAGTAATGGCCGTTCTCTTCTTTCTTGGCATCGCAGCCTTCGTATTTCTATTTCTTCTCCACAAAAACCCTAAAGCAACTAACAAGAATATTGCCAGCTTCCGGGTTGATTCAATCTTTGTTTCCCGATTCAAACTTTCTTCCTCTAAAATCACCGCCTCCTGGGACATCCGGCTTTCAGTCCAAAATCCCAGTACTGCAAGTGTTTCATACCAAACCTTCTATACATGGATTCAATACAAGCAAGAACGGCTCTCCAATGTGACCAATATTGCACCGTTTCAAGTGCGAGGAAATAATTGGACAGCTGAGAATGGAAAGCTGGTTGCAAAGTCGGTGCGAGCCGATGAGAAGGTGATAGAGGATATGGCTACTGAGATGGCTAATGGATCGGTAAACTTCAACATTGGTTTGTATGCTGGGTTTTGGATTGGCAATGAAGAAGCAAAAAGGGTGTGGAGGGCTGTTGAGGCACATTGCAGTGATTTGAAAATTGGATTTTCTTCGAAAGATAACATGGGGAAATTGATTGGTGAACCAATTGAATGCATTCTTACCAAGACATGGTAG
- the LOC118046966 gene encoding uncharacterized protein, whose protein sequence is MGKKVKWSWTAALLGAASATAAVALISAKPKDPTFHLIKINFTSFKLRFPVIDTDVILTVHVTNPNIIPIHYSSTIMSIFYDGALIGSAQVEAGSQRSRSCQILELTARLDGVELMANHSVKFFSDVAKREMVLDAKVDIGGTARLLWWGHRFNVHVDSHITVDPLFLDIIDQENKSRLDVFLA, encoded by the coding sequence ATGGGCAAGAAGGTAAAATGGAGCTGGACCGCCGCTTTACTAGGTGCAGCATCAGCTACAGCAGCCGTGGCTCTAATAAGTGCCAAGCCAAAAGACCCAACATTTCATTTGATCAAAATCAACTTCACTTCCTTCAAGCTCAGATTTCCAGTCATCGACACCGATGTGATACTCACCGTACACGTCACCAACCCCAATATCATACCCATCCACTACTCCTCTACCATCATGTCGATCTTCTACGACGGCGCTCTCATCGGTTCGGCTCAAGTCGAAGCAGGGTCTCAGCGTTCGAGGTCTTGCCAGATACTTGAGCTCACGGCCCGGCTTGATGGTGTCGAGCTGATGGCTAACCATTCCGTGAAGTTTTTCAGTGACGTGGCAAAGAGGGAGATGGTGCTGGATGCTAAGGTGGATATTGGAGGTACGGCTAGGTTGTTGTGGTGGGGCCATAGGTTTAATGTACACGTGGATAGTCATATAACCGTTGACCCTTTGTTTCTTGATATTATTGATCAAGAAAATAAGTCACGGCTTGATGTTTTTCTTGCTTGA
- the LOC118046967 gene encoding peroxidase 60, with translation MEMPRVAAALALALSLIFVSMAGQCSGQLQFGFYNGKCRDRNGFQRDVEDIVKQKVKARFSTDTTIVAALLRMQFHDCFVNGCDASILLDVPNGEKTAPPNLSVRGYDFIEEIKTEIENTCPGVVSCADIIVMATRDAVSESRTGWYPVQTGRRDGRVSSAQNVKLPSPSIPVPQAIAAFNSKRLSTIDMVYLLGGHSVGVAHCGLFQNRLYDFKNTGNPDPTMNTTLLKTLQTLCPQNSNSNNSANLDQDPLKSSSVDKSFFEQIRLGNGILEVDQQLALDSNTRFSVARIAGSNDFSFQFGRAMIKLGAVDVKTGKDGEIRRRCAAVNSPSGNSGRNIFNIFG, from the exons atggaaatgccAAGAGTAGCTGCAGCTTTGGCACTAGCACTTAGCCTCATCTTTGTGAGCATGGCTGGCCAATGCAGTGGTCAGTTGCAGTTTGGATTCTATAATGGAAAATGCAGGGACAGAAATGGTTTTCAGAGAGATGTTGAGGATATTGTCAAGCAGAAAGTAAAGGCAAGATTCAGTACAGACACAACAATAGTGGCTGCTCTTCTTCGCATGCAATTTCATGATTGTTTTGTCAAT GGATGCGATGCATCTATATTGCTGGATGTGCCAAATGGTGAGAAAACTGCACCTCCAAATTTAAGTGTGAGGGGCTATGACTTCATCGAGGAAATAAAGACGGAAATTGAAAACACATGCCCAGGAGTCGTCTCTTGTGCTGATATTATAGTGATGGCTACCAGAGATGCTGTTTCCGAG TCAAGGACAGGATGGTACCCTGTACAAACAGGAAGAAGAGATGGTCGTGTATCTTCTGCTCAAAATGTGAAACTCCCATCTCCAAGCATCCCAGTTCCTCAAGCTATTGCAGCTTTTAATAGCAAAAGACTGAGCACTATTGACATGGTTTATCTTCTTG GTGGTCACAGTGTCGGGGTAGCACATTGTGGTTTATTCCAAAATCGTCTTTATGATTTCAAGAACACTGGCAACCCTGATCCAACCATGAATACAACACTACTGAAAACCCTACAAACTCTTTGTCCTCAAAATTCTAACAGTAACAACTCAGCTAATCTCGACCAGGATCCTCTCAAGTCTTCTTCGGTGGACAAATCTTTCTTCGAGCAAATACGTTTAGGTAATGGGATTCTCGAAGTTGATCAGCAGCTGGCACTGGATTCAAACACCAGATTCTCAGTGGCAAGAATAGCTGGAAGCAACGACTTCAGCTTTCAATTTGGTCGGGCCATGATTAAGTTGGGAGCTGTTGATGTCAAGACTGGCAAAGATGGGGAGATCAGGAGAAGATGCGCAGCTGTTAATTCACCTAGTGGAAATTCTGGtcgaaatatttttaatatattcggTTGA